The following are encoded together in the Adhaeribacter arboris genome:
- the glgX gene encoding glycogen debranching protein GlgX, protein MSENDPLFYSYEPVMTKSPAIYPGKPYPLGATWDGEGVNFALYAENATGVELCLFDAEDSQRESHIILISERTHQVWHVYLPWAKPGQLYGYRVHGPFDPQNGHRFNPNKVLIDPYAKAISGTIQWHESMFGYEMNHPDEDLSFNDKDNAPYIPKSVVIDPYFDWDGDKPPRTPYHKSIIYETHVKGFTKLHPAIPEEVRGTYAGLANPVSIQYLTSLGITAIELMPVHHFVNDSILQDKGLSNYWGYNTLGFFAPDVRYSSGGVLGEQVYEFKNMVKEFHKAGIEVILDVVYNHTGEGNHLGPTLSFRGIDNAAYYRLVQEDKRYYMDYTGTGNTLNAMLPSALRLIMDSLRYWILEMHVDGFRFDLASALARELHDVDRLGSFFDIIHQDPVISQVKLIAEPWDIGEGGYQVGKFPPGWTEWNGKYRDCMRDFWRGEHAMLPEFANRLTGSSDLYFDDYRRPTASVNFITAHDGFTLHDLVSYNEKHNWDNGEENNDGEDHNRSWNCGAEGPTDNKEIINLRNRQKRNFLTTLFLSQGVPMLVAGDEISRTQNGNNNAYCQDNEISWLNWDKADTDLLHFTRKLIHLRRNHPIFRRRRWFQGQPIKGIGVEDIAWFLPDGSEMSEEHWNQDYAKSLAVYLSGVGLHSKGPKGEHVFDDSFFIIFNASDIPLDFKLPVKKYGDKWTKILDTSENVVDEPIAVYKDEESIRVDSRSIVLLQHPII, encoded by the coding sequence ATGAGTGAAAACGACCCGTTATTTTATTCGTATGAACCAGTAATGACTAAAAGTCCTGCTATATATCCTGGCAAACCGTATCCTTTAGGCGCTACCTGGGACGGAGAAGGAGTTAATTTTGCCCTTTACGCCGAGAATGCCACCGGTGTGGAACTTTGTTTATTTGATGCAGAAGATAGCCAGCGAGAAAGTCATATTATTTTAATTTCCGAACGCACCCACCAGGTATGGCACGTGTATTTACCCTGGGCCAAACCCGGGCAATTATACGGCTACCGCGTTCACGGTCCTTTTGACCCCCAAAACGGGCACCGGTTTAACCCGAACAAGGTACTGATTGACCCTTATGCCAAAGCTATATCCGGTACCATCCAGTGGCATGAATCAATGTTTGGCTACGAAATGAATCACCCGGACGAGGATTTAAGTTTTAATGATAAAGATAATGCACCATATATTCCTAAATCCGTAGTAATTGACCCTTATTTTGATTGGGATGGCGATAAGCCACCGCGCACTCCTTACCATAAATCTATTATTTACGAAACACACGTAAAAGGCTTCACGAAACTACATCCGGCTATTCCGGAAGAAGTCCGGGGTACTTATGCCGGTTTAGCTAACCCGGTATCCATTCAATACCTTACTTCGCTGGGCATTACTGCCATTGAACTAATGCCCGTTCATCATTTTGTAAACGACAGCATTTTACAGGATAAAGGCCTCTCCAATTACTGGGGCTACAATACCTTGGGCTTTTTTGCGCCCGATGTCCGCTACTCCAGTGGGGGTGTTTTAGGAGAACAGGTATACGAATTCAAAAATATGGTGAAGGAGTTCCACAAGGCGGGCATTGAAGTAATTCTGGATGTCGTGTATAACCATACCGGCGAAGGCAACCACCTAGGGCCTACTCTGTCTTTCCGGGGGATTGATAATGCTGCGTATTACCGGTTAGTGCAAGAAGACAAACGGTATTACATGGATTATACCGGCACCGGCAATACGCTCAATGCCATGTTGCCCAGTGCCTTGCGCTTGATTATGGATAGCCTGCGTTATTGGATTCTGGAAATGCACGTCGATGGATTCCGCTTTGATTTGGCTTCGGCTTTAGCCCGCGAACTGCACGATGTAGACCGCTTAGGTTCTTTCTTCGATATTATTCACCAAGACCCGGTTATTTCGCAGGTTAAATTAATTGCCGAGCCCTGGGACATTGGGGAAGGCGGTTACCAGGTAGGAAAGTTTCCGCCGGGCTGGACCGAGTGGAACGGAAAATACCGCGACTGCATGCGCGATTTCTGGCGCGGCGAACACGCCATGCTACCGGAGTTTGCCAATCGCCTTACCGGCAGCTCCGACTTGTATTTCGACGACTACCGCCGCCCTACCGCCAGCGTTAATTTTATCACCGCTCACGATGGTTTTACCCTCCACGATTTGGTATCGTACAACGAAAAGCACAACTGGGACAACGGCGAAGAAAATAACGATGGCGAAGATCATAACCGTTCCTGGAACTGCGGGGCGGAAGGCCCGACCGATAACAAAGAAATTATTAACCTACGGAACCGCCAGAAACGCAATTTTTTAACGACGCTGTTTTTATCGCAAGGCGTTCCCATGCTCGTGGCCGGCGACGAAATCAGCCGGACCCAGAATGGCAACAACAACGCGTATTGCCAGGATAACGAAATCTCGTGGCTAAATTGGGACAAGGCAGATACCGATTTACTTCATTTTACCCGCAAGCTGATTCACCTGCGTAGAAATCATCCTATCTTCCGGCGGCGGCGCTGGTTCCAGGGGCAACCCATTAAAGGAATTGGCGTGGAAGATATTGCCTGGTTTTTACCCGACGGCTCCGAAATGAGCGAAGAACACTGGAACCAGGATTACGCCAAATCGTTAGCCGTATATCTGAGTGGCGTAGGTCTCCACTCCAAAGGACCAAAAGGCGAACACGTATTCGATGATTCGTTTTTCATCATTTTCAACGCTTCGGATATTCCGCTGGACTTTAAGTTGCCGGTTAAAAAATACGGTGACAAATGGACCAAAATACTCGATACTAGCGAAAACGTGGTCGACGAGCCTATAGCTGTATACAAAGACGAAGAATCTATTCGGGTAGACTCCCGCTCGATAGTATTGTTGCAACACCCCATCATTTAG
- the treZ gene encoding malto-oligosyltrehalose trehalohydrolase produces the protein MNYTSISHRTLGVNFTPFGEASVILWAPLLKDAAIQVVGKEKLPLQKQEYGYWQLITHQIQPGDRYKFVLNGEKEFPDPASLAQPEGVHGHSEAMDITDFPWTDSQWNNIPLADYILYELHTGTFTPDGTFASLAEKLDYLKELGVNAIEIMPVAQFPGSRNWGYDGVFPFAVQHSYGGARGLQQLVDICHQKGIAVVLDVVYNHLGPEGNYLGAYGPYFTDKYNTPWGNALNFDDAWCDGVREFFIQNVLMWFRDFHVDALRLDAVHAIKDFSAVHILREIKIRVNQLMKKTGRTHHLIVELDLNDPKFINPLEEQGYGMDAQWIDEFHHALRVTATGEQTGYYSDFSGIGHLAKAYQDAYVYDGQYSPHRFKKFGLKAENNPGQQFIVFSQNHDQVGNRMLGERTSELVSFEMQKLLAGAVLVSPYIPMLFMGEEYAEPNPFLYFVSHTDPDLVEAVRKGRKAEFAAFHALGEAPDPQSEDTFHRSKLQWDLITQDQHQVLFRYYQALISLRKQHPALKQLNRQQLDVVYNEDTKTLLLHRWHENQHVLCLMNFSNVLQPVTLPTYAENWQKLFDSADLQWRGPAGTPNSITSGRAISLQPESLIIYRNE, from the coding sequence ATGAATTATACTTCTATCTCCCATAGAACTCTGGGCGTTAATTTTACTCCTTTTGGCGAGGCTTCCGTAATTTTATGGGCACCGCTTTTAAAAGATGCTGCGATACAAGTTGTGGGGAAAGAAAAACTGCCGCTCCAGAAACAAGAGTATGGCTACTGGCAACTAATCACGCATCAGATCCAGCCCGGCGACCGGTACAAGTTTGTCTTAAACGGCGAAAAGGAGTTTCCTGACCCGGCTTCGCTGGCCCAGCCGGAAGGGGTTCATGGCCACTCCGAAGCCATGGATATTACTGATTTTCCCTGGACGGATTCCCAATGGAATAATATCCCGCTCGCCGATTATATCCTCTACGAACTGCACACCGGCACTTTTACCCCGGACGGTACTTTTGCTAGCTTGGCCGAAAAACTGGATTACCTGAAAGAATTAGGCGTAAATGCAATTGAAATAATGCCGGTAGCACAATTCCCGGGTTCCCGCAACTGGGGCTACGATGGCGTTTTCCCTTTTGCCGTGCAGCATTCCTATGGTGGCGCCCGTGGTCTGCAGCAATTAGTAGATATTTGTCACCAGAAAGGAATTGCGGTAGTGCTGGATGTGGTATATAACCACCTGGGACCCGAAGGAAATTACTTAGGCGCTTACGGCCCTTATTTTACCGACAAATACAATACGCCCTGGGGCAATGCTTTAAATTTTGATGATGCCTGGTGCGATGGGGTGCGCGAGTTTTTCATTCAGAATGTATTAATGTGGTTTCGGGATTTTCACGTGGATGCCTTGCGGTTAGATGCTGTGCACGCGATTAAAGATTTTAGCGCGGTGCATATTCTGCGGGAAATCAAAATACGCGTGAATCAACTAATGAAAAAAACCGGCCGCACGCACCACCTGATTGTAGAATTAGACTTAAACGACCCTAAGTTTATAAACCCCCTGGAAGAACAAGGCTATGGCATGGATGCCCAATGGATTGATGAGTTTCATCATGCTTTACGGGTTACGGCCACCGGCGAGCAAACCGGGTATTATTCTGATTTTTCTGGTATTGGTCATTTAGCGAAAGCTTACCAGGATGCCTACGTGTACGATGGACAATACTCGCCTCACCGTTTTAAGAAGTTTGGACTAAAAGCCGAAAATAATCCGGGACAGCAGTTTATTGTGTTCTCGCAGAACCACGACCAGGTAGGTAACCGCATGTTAGGCGAGCGTACCAGCGAATTAGTCAGTTTTGAAATGCAAAAGTTACTAGCGGGGGCGGTATTGGTAAGTCCGTATATTCCGATGTTGTTTATGGGGGAAGAATACGCCGAGCCTAACCCATTTCTGTACTTCGTTAGCCACACCGACCCGGATTTGGTAGAAGCTGTACGCAAAGGCCGTAAAGCCGAATTTGCCGCTTTTCACGCGCTGGGCGAAGCTCCCGATCCGCAATCCGAAGATACCTTTCACCGCTCCAAGTTACAATGGGATTTAATAACCCAGGACCAGCACCAGGTACTATTCCGGTACTACCAGGCTCTCATTTCTCTCCGCAAACAACATCCGGCTCTAAAGCAACTTAACCGGCAACAACTGGATGTCGTTTATAACGAAGACACCAAAACTTTACTCTTGCACCGCTGGCACGAAAATCAACACGTACTCTGCCTAATGAATTTTTCAAATGTCTTACAACCGGTAACCTTACCTACTTACGCCGAAAACTGGCAAAAGCTTTTCGATTCTGCTGACTTACAGTGGCGCGGGCCGGCCGGCACGCCTAATTCTATCACCAGTGGAAGGGCAATCTCGTTACAACCGGAATCATTAATTATTTACCGTAACGAATGA
- the treY gene encoding malto-oligosyltrehalose synthase — MYNPVATYRLQFHKEFTFQDFEKIIPYLQKLGVSTIYASPILEATPGSTHGYDGVNPHRLNPEIGNEEQLKDLSKKLKEHGVGWLQDIVPNHMAFHPQNAWLMDVLEKGPQSEYAPFFDITQTSDTMKGRLMVPFLGATLEEVIQNKELKVAYHEEQQRLVLQYYNSAYPLGFHSYETILEYGEPTQAIQQILATLEQLHQTEEATSYTAAFTDFQQQLAGLMKNEVVKSSIEKSLAEINSNPEKLKKIADEQTYRLCYWQETDRQINYRRFFTVNGLICLNMQEPEVFDTYHRYIQALREEGIFQGLRIDHIDGLYDPSGYLEQLRQSTGEETYLIVEKILEPGEDIPTNWPIQGNTGYDFLSLVNNLFTQKSSEEAFTQFYHQLVGEGAEVQEQIHEKKAYILQEHMGGELENLYQLFQDLDLLEENYLNSVEPNVLKQTIGEFLIQCPIYRFYDNKFPLSESETAEVKEVLNRIQNGKPDLAPAADMLEEILLKKPLKADAEYNQRVQKFYQRWLQFSGPLMAKGVEDTLMYTYHRFVGHNEVGDSPEAFGHTPEEFHERMLDRQKNWPLSINATSTHDTKRGEDVRARLNVLTDLPEEWLKKVQEWQQLTAELKQENQPDSNDEYFIYQTIIGAYPILSEEEENFGPRLEEYLQKALREAKINSNWTTPNEKYEQVTKAFAVKLLDKSTPFWQSFEPFYKKVADLGIANSLAKVLLKFTCPGIPDTYQGTELWDLSLVDPDNRRPVDYEQRNRYLEELDAYDLNKQEALWSDLWQNRHDARLKLWLTRNLLLERRNNADLFAKGKYIPLAVEGTYKDNVFAFARQHLRTWYVVAVPLHVAAICQEQGVEVAAIDWKDTKIILPKAAPADWQNMLLRTSGKYAHELSAQDLFSVLPLALLKLQAVNERGAGILLHITSLPSPFGIGDLGPEARHFANFLHRSKQKYWQLLPLNPIEQGQGYSPYSSISSRAGNPLLISPELLAKEGLLPGVDLHQYYLPQTGSVDFQEAQRVKDEILDQAWQNFKAGEFTTLQQQFLDYCLTEAAWLDDFALYMVLKSQNGGSAWFQWPEEFKQRELKALADLTEQHQETLDKIKWVQFIFAKQWKRLRTYCNNRGIQLFGDMPFYISYDSVDVWSNPDIFALDEEGNMTGVAGVPPDAFSDDGQLWGMPVFKWDELKKRNYDWWVGRLRKNMELYDIVRLDHFRAFADYWEVPACDTTARNGEWKTGPGTDFFTCMEKELGSLPFVAEDLGEINDLVLKLRDDFNLPGMKILQFAFGDEMPQNDYIPHNYGRNFIAYTGTHDNNTVLGWYRQEGHKYHDQMEHYVGRNLTEDDMYWVMSRLAYASVAKTAILPLQDVLGIDEQGRMNTPGQGEGNWGWRLLPGQITPEAENILKEWTSLYNRG, encoded by the coding sequence ATGTATAACCCTGTCGCCACTTACCGACTACAATTTCATAAAGAATTTACTTTCCAGGATTTTGAAAAAATAATTCCTTACCTGCAAAAACTGGGAGTAAGTACTATTTACGCCTCCCCAATTCTGGAAGCTACTCCCGGTAGTACCCACGGCTACGACGGTGTTAATCCGCACCGCCTGAACCCGGAAATCGGGAACGAAGAGCAGTTAAAAGACTTAAGCAAAAAATTAAAAGAACACGGCGTGGGCTGGCTGCAGGATATTGTTCCCAATCACATGGCTTTTCATCCGCAGAATGCCTGGTTGATGGATGTGCTGGAAAAAGGGCCGCAGTCGGAATATGCCCCATTTTTTGATATAACGCAAACCAGCGATACCATGAAGGGCCGGCTAATGGTACCTTTCCTGGGAGCAACCTTGGAGGAGGTGATCCAGAATAAAGAGTTAAAAGTAGCCTACCACGAAGAACAGCAGCGACTGGTGTTACAATACTACAACAGTGCTTACCCTTTGGGCTTCCACTCCTACGAAACCATTCTGGAATATGGAGAACCCACCCAGGCTATTCAGCAAATTTTGGCTACCCTGGAGCAATTGCACCAAACCGAAGAAGCTACTTCCTATACCGCGGCTTTTACCGATTTTCAGCAACAACTGGCTGGTTTAATGAAGAATGAGGTCGTAAAATCTTCGATAGAAAAATCACTCGCGGAAATAAATAGTAACCCCGAAAAGTTAAAGAAAATTGCCGATGAGCAGACGTACCGTTTGTGTTATTGGCAGGAAACGGACCGACAAATTAATTACCGGCGCTTCTTTACCGTGAATGGCCTCATCTGCTTAAATATGCAGGAGCCGGAAGTTTTTGATACCTACCACCGGTACATTCAGGCTTTGCGCGAAGAAGGTATTTTCCAAGGTTTGCGCATCGACCACATCGACGGGCTTTACGACCCAAGTGGCTACTTAGAACAATTACGACAATCGACGGGCGAAGAAACCTACCTGATCGTGGAAAAAATACTGGAACCCGGTGAAGATATTCCTACCAACTGGCCCATTCAAGGAAACACCGGTTACGATTTTCTGTCGCTGGTAAATAACTTATTTACCCAAAAAAGCAGCGAAGAAGCTTTTACGCAATTTTACCACCAGTTGGTAGGGGAAGGAGCCGAGGTGCAGGAACAAATTCACGAAAAGAAGGCCTATATTCTGCAAGAACACATGGGTGGCGAACTCGAGAATTTGTATCAACTTTTCCAAGATTTAGACCTACTGGAAGAAAATTACCTGAATTCTGTGGAGCCAAATGTTTTAAAACAAACCATTGGCGAATTCTTGATACAGTGCCCCATTTATCGGTTTTACGACAATAAATTCCCATTATCCGAATCTGAAACAGCTGAGGTGAAAGAAGTTTTGAACCGTATTCAAAATGGTAAACCCGACTTGGCTCCTGCTGCCGACATGCTGGAAGAAATACTGCTGAAAAAACCATTAAAAGCCGACGCAGAATATAACCAACGGGTGCAAAAGTTTTACCAACGTTGGTTGCAGTTTAGCGGTCCGTTAATGGCCAAAGGCGTGGAAGACACGCTTATGTACACGTACCACCGCTTTGTGGGGCACAACGAAGTAGGCGACTCCCCGGAAGCTTTTGGCCATACGCCCGAAGAATTCCACGAACGCATGTTGGACCGACAAAAAAACTGGCCATTGAGTATAAACGCTACTTCTACCCACGACACCAAACGCGGCGAAGACGTGCGGGCCCGCCTAAATGTGCTCACCGACTTGCCGGAAGAATGGTTAAAAAAAGTTCAGGAATGGCAGCAACTCACCGCCGAATTAAAACAAGAAAATCAACCGGACAGCAACGATGAATATTTTATCTACCAAACAATAATTGGCGCTTACCCAATACTAAGCGAAGAAGAGGAAAACTTTGGTCCGCGCCTAGAAGAGTATTTACAAAAAGCATTGCGCGAAGCGAAAATAAATTCTAACTGGACCACTCCCAACGAAAAATACGAGCAGGTCACCAAAGCATTCGCGGTCAAATTATTAGATAAAAGCACTCCCTTTTGGCAAAGTTTCGAACCTTTTTATAAAAAAGTAGCTGATTTAGGTATTGCGAATTCATTAGCCAAGGTTTTACTAAAATTTACTTGTCCCGGTATTCCGGATACTTACCAAGGAACGGAATTATGGGATTTGAGTTTGGTAGATCCGGATAATCGCCGGCCGGTGGATTATGAGCAACGGAACCGCTACCTCGAAGAACTGGACGCTTACGATTTGAACAAACAGGAAGCTCTCTGGTCGGACTTATGGCAAAACCGCCACGATGCCCGCCTTAAACTCTGGCTAACGCGTAATTTATTGCTGGAACGCCGGAACAACGCCGATCTTTTTGCCAAAGGAAAGTATATTCCTCTGGCAGTAGAAGGCACTTACAAAGATAATGTTTTTGCTTTTGCGCGGCAGCATTTACGGACCTGGTACGTGGTGGCGGTTCCTTTGCATGTAGCCGCTATTTGCCAGGAGCAAGGGGTAGAGGTAGCTGCTATCGATTGGAAAGACACTAAAATTATTTTACCGAAAGCAGCCCCCGCCGATTGGCAAAATATGCTGCTCCGGACTTCAGGTAAATACGCCCACGAATTATCGGCGCAGGATTTATTTAGTGTATTGCCGCTGGCTTTGCTAAAATTACAAGCCGTAAACGAGCGCGGAGCCGGTATTTTGCTGCACATTACTTCCTTGCCCTCGCCTTTTGGTATTGGCGATTTAGGTCCGGAAGCCCGGCATTTTGCGAACTTCCTCCACCGTAGCAAGCAAAAATATTGGCAGCTACTGCCACTAAACCCCATTGAACAAGGTCAGGGTTATTCTCCTTATTCGTCCATCTCCAGCCGGGCCGGTAATCCCTTGCTTATTAGTCCGGAATTACTGGCGAAAGAAGGTTTATTGCCCGGCGTTGATTTGCACCAATATTATTTACCCCAAACCGGTTCCGTAGATTTTCAGGAAGCGCAGCGAGTAAAAGACGAAATTTTAGATCAAGCCTGGCAAAATTTTAAAGCCGGGGAATTTACTACCTTACAACAGCAGTTTTTGGATTACTGCCTGACCGAAGCGGCCTGGCTCGACGATTTTGCTTTGTATATGGTACTTAAAAGCCAAAACGGCGGCTCGGCCTGGTTCCAGTGGCCGGAAGAATTTAAACAACGGGAATTGAAAGCCCTGGCCGACCTGACCGAACAACACCAGGAAACCCTGGATAAAATTAAATGGGTGCAATTTATATTTGCAAAGCAATGGAAACGGCTGCGCACGTATTGCAATAACCGGGGCATTCAGCTTTTCGGCGACATGCCGTTTTATATTTCTTACGACTCGGTAGATGTTTGGTCCAACCCGGATATTTTTGCTTTGGACGAAGAAGGCAACATGACCGGCGTAGCCGGCGTACCACCCGATGCGTTCAGCGACGATGGCCAGCTCTGGGGAATGCCCGTGTTTAAATGGGACGAGTTGAAAAAACGTAACTATGATTGGTGGGTCGGTCGTTTACGCAAGAACATGGAATTGTACGATATAGTGCGTTTAGACCACTTCCGGGCATTTGCCGATTACTGGGAAGTTCCCGCCTGCGATACTACGGCCCGCAACGGCGAATGGAAAACCGGGCCGGGCACCGACTTTTTTACTTGCATGGAAAAAGAATTGGGCAGTCTGCCGTTTGTAGCCGAAGACTTAGGCGAAATTAACGACCTGGTACTAAAATTACGCGACGATTTTAATTTACCGGGCATGAAAATTCTGCAATTTGCTTTCGGCGACGAAATGCCGCAGAACGATTACATTCCGCATAACTACGGTAGAAACTTTATTGCCTACACCGGCACCCACGACAACAACACCGTGCTGGGTTGGTACCGCCAGGAAGGCCATAAATACCACGATCAAATGGAACATTACGTTGGCCGTAACCTCACCGAAGACGATATGTACTGGGTTATGAGCCGCTTAGCGTATGCCTCCGTCGCGAAAACTGCTATCCTGCCCCTGCAAGACGTATTAGGTATCGACGAACAAGGCCGCATGAACACGCCCGGCCAAGGCGAAGGCAATTGGGGTTGGCGTTTACTGCCCGGCCAGATTACTCCGGAAGCGGAAAATATTCTGAAAGAATGGACTTCGTTGTATAACCGGGGGTAA
- a CDS encoding SMP-30/gluconolactonase/LRE family protein: MQHSIKSSLVIVLTSLAISSFILVTENNAERYPIHSADSTIVADSTHTLFAAGAQPELIAKQFKFTEGPAVDKQGNVFFTDQPNDKIWKYSTDGKLSVFMEKTGRSNGLYFDKKGNLLACADENNQLWSISPQGKVTVLVKDLKGQKLNGPNDLWVHPQSGGIYFTDPYYQRDYWTRKTPEITGQKVYFLPKGKSEPLVADENLEQPNGIIGSGDGKTLYVADIKANKTYKYQIAPDGKLTNRQLFVEQGSDGMTIDNQGNVYLTGKGVTVYSPAGEKITNIPVPAGWTANVTFGGKDRSLLFITASEAVFKLPMLVKGVQ, translated from the coding sequence ATGCAACATTCCATAAAATCCAGTCTGGTTATTGTTTTAACTTCGCTGGCTATTAGTTCTTTTATACTAGTTACCGAAAATAACGCTGAGCGCTACCCCATTCACTCAGCGGATTCTACTATCGTTGCGGATTCTACGCATACTCTTTTCGCGGCGGGAGCGCAACCCGAATTAATAGCCAAGCAGTTTAAATTTACCGAAGGACCAGCTGTGGATAAGCAAGGAAATGTATTTTTTACCGATCAGCCCAACGATAAAATTTGGAAATACTCTACGGATGGTAAACTGTCGGTTTTCATGGAAAAAACGGGCCGCTCCAATGGTTTGTACTTTGATAAAAAAGGCAATTTACTGGCTTGCGCCGACGAAAATAATCAGTTGTGGTCGATTAGTCCCCAAGGAAAAGTTACGGTGCTGGTGAAAGATTTAAAAGGGCAAAAACTAAATGGCCCGAACGATTTATGGGTACATCCGCAGAGTGGCGGTATTTACTTTACCGATCCGTATTACCAACGCGATTACTGGACCCGCAAAACGCCCGAAATAACCGGTCAAAAAGTTTACTTCCTGCCCAAAGGTAAATCCGAGCCCCTGGTAGCCGACGAAAATCTGGAACAACCCAACGGCATTATTGGCTCGGGTGATGGTAAAACCCTTTACGTAGCGGATATTAAAGCCAACAAAACGTATAAATACCAAATTGCCCCGGATGGCAAATTAACGAACCGCCAATTATTTGTAGAACAAGGCTCCGACGGCATGACGATAGATAACCAAGGCAACGTATACCTGACAGGTAAAGGTGTAACGGTTTACTCTCCTGCCGGCGAAAAAATAACCAACATTCCCGTACCCGCTGGCTGGACGGCCAACGTTACCTTTGGCGGTAAAGACCGCAGCCTGTTATTTATTACGGCTTCTGAGGCAGTTTTTAAATTACCCATGTTGGTAAAAGGAGTGCAGTAA
- a CDS encoding RNA polymerase sigma factor, whose product MPQTPDEFLNLLQPHYCDALQYCRALCHHPDEAQDLLQQSLVQALEKLPGLREPAKFKSWYFKIITRTFYRQCRQKFWRRFLPLPATVPETQLELPPVFPENDEPANERKNRLLHGLAQLKPKERAALLLFELGNFSIPDIAEIQEENSLSAIKSRLSRTRQKLKELILAAEKNNVNPQNYTGDLTDETKKLAAAFSGRR is encoded by the coding sequence ATGCCCCAAACTCCGGATGAATTCTTAAACTTGCTGCAGCCGCATTACTGCGATGCCCTGCAGTATTGCCGTGCCCTCTGCCACCATCCCGACGAAGCCCAGGATTTGCTGCAGCAATCGCTGGTGCAGGCTCTGGAAAAACTGCCGGGCTTGCGCGAGCCGGCTAAGTTTAAGTCGTGGTATTTTAAAATTATTACCCGCACTTTTTACCGGCAATGCCGCCAAAAGTTTTGGCGTCGTTTCTTGCCCTTGCCGGCTACCGTGCCGGAAACCCAATTGGAACTGCCGCCGGTTTTTCCGGAAAATGACGAACCCGCGAACGAACGAAAAAACCGCCTTTTACATGGCTTGGCACAATTAAAACCGAAAGAACGAGCGGCCTTGCTGTTGTTTGAGTTAGGTAATTTTTCCATCCCCGACATTGCCGAAATCCAGGAAGAAAATAGCCTTTCGGCAATTAAATCGCGGCTAAGCCGTACCCGCCAGAAGTTAAAGGAATTGATTCTGGCCGCCGAAAAAAATAATGTAAACCCTCAAAATTATACAGGAGATTTAACCGATGAAACCAAAAAGCTGGCCGCCGCTTTCTCCGGCCGCCGATAA